In the Triticum aestivum cultivar Chinese Spring chromosome 2B, IWGSC CS RefSeq v2.1, whole genome shotgun sequence genome, GCTCGCCGCTCTGCATGCGCGCCATGGACGCACGCACGCAGCGGAAGCCACCTGCAACGAACCGCCCCACACCACACCGCGCACCAAGGAGCTACCGCATGGCGTGGAACTGACCAGATGTAATGTACGTGTTGCTCATGACTGAAACTTTTTATTTCTTCagatggccggggcggcgcgctGGTGAAGCTCCACGACGACGTGCAGACGTGCGCGTACGAGGACGTGCAGGTGATGTGGGAGATGCTGCAGCGCTCCGAGACGGGGAAGATGATGGCCGGGGCGCCGCCGCCCAAGGGCTCCGCGCTGGTCTGGCtcggccctcgccgccgccgccactccatcGACCTCCGGCCGCGGTGCTGAGCGCCGGCCACCGCAGCCTGTCATCGTCAGATAATGGAGAGAGAGTCAGAGTCAGAGTCGCCCCGCTATATGCATATAGCTCCTTGGTCTGCTGCTTGATGTAAATATTTTGCAGTTAATTTCGGTCAAGAGATACCAGTCTCTTTATATGCCTTTTGCGTCAGTCCCTCACCTAGCTTCAGAAGTTGAAGTTCAGAACCACTCCATCGTCGCTCCCAAATGGAGGAAGAATCGGGAGAAATTCGCCGGCCAGCTTTTGCTCTCTGTCAGCGACTCTGCAGAGCAACAGAATATCCAGTTCAGTCGCTACGCCCGTGGCAAAAACAAATTGCCAAAAAAGAACAAAGTTTGACAATTTTGACTTAGCCATCTTCAGTAGAGATGTACACCAGCATATGAAACTGCAGGCATATACAGAGGGCATCATAAACCTCCAGGGAAAGTCTGAAACTGAAACAGAAACAGAGCAGAGTGCTCTAAGAAGCAGAGTTCATTTGCATTTCACAGCTCGAAATTGCATCCAAGATTTATTGGGCAGGATACCTTTCTTTtcacttgtactccctctgtaaataaatataagagcttttagatcactaaagtagtgatctaaaaggtcttatatttgtttacaaagggagtagtatCTATCCAGTGTGGAGAACAGGAGAGTTAATCCTGTCCAGAGATGAAAAATAGAACACGAGAGTTAATCCAGTCCAGAGATGAAAAATGGTGGCAACAGATGCATCCGTGCTCTGCAACAGGtattgatatcccaacatatccatgtcagTGCACCAGGGAAATAGCAAGTTCTCCATAAAAGGTTATCCATAGTTCCCTTGCCATATTTAGAAACAACAGACTGCGCAAGCAACTCATCAAGTAACACACAGGGTAGGTAGATTCATATCCAAATCTATCCtacaaaatatgaaaaataccaTGACAGTGTGTATGTACAATGAAACAGCAAAGCTTTCCGATAATAAAATAAAGCATGGAGAATTAGAACTAAGCGGAGAAAACACAATGTATTGATAATACCTTAAATAACCGTCAGAGCCTCAGATAAGCCCGAGGGCAATTCCCAGCTTCTCAAACACtagtgcgtattcgagaaaaatgTTCCAGCTTCTCGAAGTTGATAGAAATCAGATAAGTCATCGAAGGTAAGCATCAAATCCGCAACAGAGAGATGCAGAGGAATGCAATGATATCAATTATGTAAAGAGATGGATTCACCAAATCAATCTTGACAAATGTATATGTCCAGAAAAGGTCATCTAAATATGTTCTTTATGATGTACTGTATCTGTGTGCTGGAGAATATTTGGGATATGAAACTATTGTAAATGGCAACGATAGCTCACTGAGACAGACCACACAAGTGCACAGAGTTGACTGAATGGAACTTTTTCAAACGTTACATAGAGCAGAAGATAAAGTTCAGGCATCATACTCGCAGCATGCATCTATCAACATAGGAAATGCACCCATTCAGGTACCGTGAGCGTCGCTTCTTCAAAATTCGGTAAACTAGCAAGGTCCCTACATGCAATTATTTGGAACTGGAATTGTACCGGAGATTTCTTTCCATTCAAGAAGTAAATATTGGACAAAAATGGTAAGATAGAATACCAAAATTTTGAGCAAATAATCCATTTGCTCCAGGTGACAACAAGAGAACCGCGATCATGATACACAACTCAATTATGGATACATCTACCATTTCCTTTCTGGACTCTAGAGTTAAAACACAAGGACTTGAGACAACACACCAGCCGGCCCTGAACAGACACATGGATACCGAGGGAGAAAAGAGAAATATTGGATCTAGAATATAACTTGCAAAAAAGTTACAAAGAATTTAAATAAAATTAACATCCATGATCCTGAATTAGTACTGAAGATACTCTAGAAAATTTTGCATCAATAATGTACATCCTGACCTAGAAACTTACAGAACATTTTCCTATAAGTTACAAGACAGCACTTGCATTTTGCTGTCCTCTGTCCCTTTATGCCAGATGTTACATAGAAGTCGGGACTTATGGATGTAACAATCTCCACCGCGGGAGTGCTAATGGGCCCTATGCAGCATGAACAGAAGATGACTTCCTTTATTGGGGCATCAGTTATCAGGACAAAAGAATTGACTTTCTTTCACTACAAATCTGGGAGCAGAATTCTGCCTTGATCCCCaaacatgcatcttctatgatgtgaCTGCAGTATTGTTACTTCAGCTTGAATGTACATCAGATGGGGCATGAAGAAATACATCGGACAAAATTTCATCTGAACTAGCAAGCTCCATCTGTCAGTCATTTTCCTCACGTAGACATATCTTCTCAAGGAGGACTGGCCAGTCCTCCCCAAGCTGTTGAGGGTTTAGCTGCATGGCTACGCTGAAATCATGAGCAGAGATCAAGTGTTGACTTCTGCTATCATTTATAGCATCTGATTGTCCACTGCTTGACTGCATCTGAACTTGGTTCGGCAACCAAACACCATTAATTTGCTTTCCATGGGCATGCTGCTTGTATGATGCCCCTTTTCTTGCATCTCGTCGAACATCAGCTCCCTTTAACTCAACAGATGACCTAATCAGGTTCTTCAAGTACGAGTCCAAACCATTATTCAGAAGTTCAGCACAATCCATTGTGACACCTGCCAGACCCAGTGTTTCTGCTGTTTTCTCCATGCGCTTACGCAGAACCTCCGTGTTCAACAGCTGACCTTGCTCATAACAGCTGCTGAAGTGGTCTTCCCCTGCATTAACTGCTGGCGGTAGTGATTTCCTTGATCCACCTACACTTGCTGAACAAAAGGGTATCCCAAGTGGAGCTCGTACAGGACTTTTCGACATTTGAGCAGAATGACCTGCAGCATCGCTCATAATTCTTCTTTGCCTAAGCGCATTTTCAGGTAGCAACTGGTCCACACGCAGATGCTTTGCCAATGGCTCTGCAGCTTCACATTGTTGAAAAGACACCGATCTCTTCAATTCAAGTGAACTTAATGCGCCATTCTCTGTAACTGCAGATCCCCCATGAACAACCTGGGTGTGACTGGCAACAGCCTCCACCCTACCATTTGGGCCCATATGTTTCAGCCGATCTTTCAACTGATGATCTTGCAGTGCACCCATAGACCTCGATCCTTGGACCTGTAACAGCCTGGCATCCCCATTACAAGAATTAAGCGATCCAGCAGCCTGGGAAACCTTCTTCGCCGACGGTCCGACAGACCTCCCAACATCTGGTGGTGGAGGTGGGCACTGTGCCTGGTAGACATTGTAGAGAACCGCGCGGATGAGCCGGTTGTGCAGCCGGAGGTTCTCCCGGCCCAATGTAAGCAGGCACATCTTATCAAAGTCAGGCTTACTGAGCTTCTGCGACAGGTACCCACTTAAGTAGCCGAAGTACCGCCGCGACCGGTCCGGACCAAGCCGCTTCTCCATCTGAGCCTTGAGCTCCCGGAGATCAATGCGAccattctgctgctgctgctgctgctgctgctgctgctgcggaccccgagaccccgacagcTGCCGCTGCTGTTGTGGTGGAGCCATTGACCAAGCCTCCCCTCTAACTGTATCCATACAACCACCACCCCTCCCTCGGAACCCCCCAATATGTGATTGGGAGACAGAGCACAGAAGCCACGAATCCGCACGAAACCCAGCTCGGGATCAAATCACTAGGGCTTATGCCGCCTCCCGCAGAGCGCGAGGCCGTAGACCAATTCCCAGCTCGCCGGCCGCGGAGGGGATCTCATCTCCAGTGGCAGCGCACCAATTGCCTACCAGCCGCCCCGGACGCGGTGCCGCTGGCCCGAATCAAGCATGCGGGCGGACCAATTGCGCCTGCCGGCCAAACCCTAGGGCAATGGAGGCATGATCCCGGGCGCCGGCGAGCACGTGCCGCCCGGATCTCCGGCGGGGAATGGGCGCGAACCGACACGAATCCGACGGGGAATTGAGCTGACCTCCGGATTGGCGGGGCCGCGGATTGGCCCGGCCGAGACGAATTGCGCCCGCCCGCTGCTTCCCGCCCGCCCNNNNNNNNNNNNNNNNNNNNNNNNNNNNNNNNNNNNNNNNNNNNNNNNNNNNNNNNNNNNNNNNNNNNNNNNNNNNNNNNNNNNNNNNNNNNNNNNNNNNNNNNNNNNNNNNNNNNNNNNNNNNNNNNNNNNNNNNNNNNNNNNNNNNNNNNNNNNNNNNNNNNNNNNNNNNNNNNNNNNNNNNNNNNNNNNNNNNNNNNNNNNNNNNNNNNNNNNNNNNNNNNNNNNNNNNNNNNNNNNNNNNNNNNNNNNNNNNNNNNNNNNNNNNNNNNNNNNNNNNNNNNTTCCCTTCGTGTTCCTCTCCCTCTCGCAATCTCGGCTTGGGCTTGCGTCCTCTCTCGCTTTTTTTCCTCTCCGGGGATGGTATTTTTTTTCGGCCGTTGAATTGGATTTGATCGAGCCGAGAGAAGCGAGGCAGAGGCCAGCGGGTGGGGACTACCGGTCCGAACCAGCAGGCCTTTTGCTTCCCCGGCCCTTCTTGTAGTCGTGCGTGCGTGGGTGTGCGTGTGTGGGTGATGTTGGCCTCCTCTGCTCATCTGCATCTGCCGCCGCTGATCATTTGATGGCTCCCGATTCTGATTCCGATTGCAGCATCATGATGCAATGAAGCCAAAGCCTGCGTCCTCCTGCGTGCTTTCACCGTCTTCAAGTCCACATGGGTTACCATACGTTTTGTGGTGAAGTCCACGTGGGTTAccatggatctagggtttcacCGTGGGGGTGCTAATTTATTTTCCCTTTTAAAGAGATCTTGGTTTGAATGCCATGTAGAAATATTGCAAATTCAACATGTATGTTATTTATTTTTGCCACAATTACAGAAGAAATATGTTAGAAGTTGTCACACAAAAAAAATGTGTGCAAACATATACTTGGCTCCCTCTACCATCAACAAGGCATTAACCTAGTTCGGTGTGTTTCTGGTTCTCGAGTTTGCGGGCGATGTGGTGTGTTGCTCCATACGGGCTCCAAATGCAACTGTGAGGTAATTGACACCTTCCGAGATCACCTTAATACCATATTTGCAATGCACACAAGGTTAGGATAACCACTACGTAGCAAAATAAAGTTTGCATTTTTGGAGGGGTGACGTAGTCCAAATAGTATTATTATTTGCGTGAACCTCATTGCAGAAGAACACGACAATGTGTCATTTCGTCAAAGCCAAACAAATATGTGTTATTTTGTCGGTTCTTTCTAGCAAGAAGTGTGTTCCTGTAAGTCGTGAGGTATAAGCAAATTGGCCCGTTTTGAGGAAGTTTGACAAGAAAATGTTACAAAACTTGGTTAATTGAAGGAAAACATAGTGGTGACTCTGGCAACGAGCAAGCTCACTAGGTAACTTAGGTGTAGAGAACAACCACCTAATGTCATATACACACTTACAAAACTGTCACGAGATGACCTTCATAGAAAAAAGTACGCCTTCCAATGGCTATAGAAGTTGAATGTTTTCATGAAATTGAACGAATCGGGTATGTCCTTAGATTTTTTTATCATAGGAGTAGCTTTGAAAAATACCTATATGAatccttgcccccccccccactatGCTTTGGCTTTTGTATAAGCCCATAAGTTCGCTTCTAGGGATGCTTCGAGAAATCCATCTACTATTTGAATTTATTGATTGTGCTTCATATTGTATAATACGTGCCCTAGAATTGTTTGTTTAGTGTTTAATTTATAATATCATATTTGTAGGCATGGAGACTAACCTCTCCCTAATAACTCTGGTGGCTCTATGTGGGCAAACTCACTCGTGCCTTCCTTCTAGGTCACTTGGTAGAAGTGGGCCTGAGCCTCATGGGCCAAAGTGATGGTTCTCTCTcatcaacactccccctcacgagGGGTGATAGATATCTATCATTTCCATCTTGTCACATGCTACACTGCATTTTTTGGTTCTAGTCCTTCAAGCAATTTGCCATTTACTGCCTTGGACTCACATACTCTATCTTGATAATCCTAGCATCTAGTTTTCTTTGATAAAGAATTTGCCAATCCCCACATGTTTAGTTATATCATGTTGAACTGGGCCGTTTGTAATGTTAATTGTCGACTTTTGTCACACCATACATTCATACAACTGTTCTTCAATATCTTGAGCTCTTCCAATAGATCCCTTGTCCATAACAATTCACTCGGTTCCTGATACATGGCTCTGTATTCAGCCTCTGTAGTTGATTTGGAAACAACAAGTTGTTTCTTACTCCTCCAAGACACTATATTTCCTCCTACACAAACACAATATCTTGAAGTTGATCTTTGTCACCCAGGCAACTAGCCCAGTTAGCATCACAATAACCATCCATGACAAGGTGTCAATGAATCTTGTATATCAATCCTTTCC is a window encoding:
- the LOC123042346 gene encoding uncharacterized protein, which produces MDRSKEWWQKAVVVPVRRAWVVVAARLRRKKQHDGRGGALVKLHDDVQTCAYEDVQVMWEMLQRSETGKMMAGAPPPKGSALVWLGPRRRRHSIDLRPRC
- the LOC123047017 gene encoding uncharacterized protein, encoding MDTVRGEAWSMAPPQQQRQLSGSRGPQQQQQQQQQQQNGRIDLRELKAQMEKRLGPDRSRRYFGYLSGYLSQKLSKPDFDKMCLLTLGRENLRLHNRLIRAVLYNVYQAQCPPPPPDVGRSVGPSAKKVSQAAGSLNSCNGDARLLQVQGSRSMGALQDHQLKDRLKHMGPNGRVEAVASHTQVVHGGSAVTENGALSSLELKRSVSFQQCEAAEPLAKHLRVDQLLPENALRQRRIMSDAAGHSAQMSKSPVRAPLGIPFCSASVGGSRKSLPPAVNAGEDHFSSCYEQGQLLNTEVLRKRMEKTAETLGLAGVTMDCAELLNNGLDSYLKNLIRSSVELKGADVRRDARKGASYKQHAHGKQINGVWLPNQVQMQSSSGQSDAINDSRSQHLISAHDFSVAMQLNPQQLGEDWPVLLEKICLREEND